From the genome of Oxyura jamaicensis isolate SHBP4307 breed ruddy duck unplaced genomic scaffold, BPBGC_Ojam_1.0 oxyUn_random_OJ69022, whole genome shotgun sequence:
CAATAAAAGCActttgggggtggaggggacGGCTCCTTGTCTGGGTGCctctgggggcgggggggggggcacggccacGTGGCGCCTCGTGGGACAGCGGCACCACCACGGCCACCGCCACCAGCACCACTGGTACCAGTACGGCCACCAGTACCACCAGTACCACTGGTACCAGCACGGCCACCAGTACCACCAGTACCACTGGTACCAGTACGGCCACCAGTACCACCAGCACCACTGGTACCAGCACGGCCACCAGTACCACTGGTACCAGTATGGCCACCAGTACCACCAGCACCACTGGTACCAGTACAGCCACCAGTACCACCAGCACCACTGGTACCAGTATGGCCACCAGTACGGCCACCAGTACCACTGGTACCAGTACGGCCACCAGCACCACTGGTACCAGCACGGCCACCAGTACCACCAGTACCACTGGTACCAGTATGGCCACCAGTATGGCCACCAGTACCACCAGTACCACTGGTACCAGTATGGCCACCAGTAtggccaccagcaccaccagcaccactggTACCAGTACGGCCACCAGTACCACCAGCACCACTGGTACCTGTACGGCCACCAGTACCACCAGCACCACTGGTACCAGTAtggccaccagcaccaccagcaccactggTACCAGTACGGCCACCAGTACCACCAGCACGGCCACCAGCAccacccccaccacccccaacccccccccccccccccccccccatagcACGGCCCCCTCCCGCTCCGcaccccccgtcccccccccggTGCCAGCACGCAGGAGCAGCGGGGGTCACAGCGCCAATCCGACATTGTTACGTACTTACAGTTACAACCCGAGAGAGGAAACGCTGTACATACAAGGCCCggaccgccccccccccgcaccccccggacccccccccccccccccccgcccccccgggggggggggggggcggtggcTCAGCCCCACCGGCGCTGCCGGGGCACGGGGGCGTCACGGCAGTGGGCGCCCATACATTCACGGGGGTCCCGGGGCAGGGGACGGGGCGGGCACCGTgctcccct
Proteins encoded in this window:
- the LOC118159248 gene encoding cell wall protein DAN4-like, whose translation is GTTTATATSTTGTSTATSTTSTTGTSTATSTTSTTGTSTATSTTSTTGTSTATSTTGTSMATSTTSTTGTSTATSTTSTTGTSMATSTATSTTGTSTATSTTGTSTATSTTSTTGTSMATSMATSTTSTTGTSMATSMATSTTSTTGTSTATSTTSTTGTCTATSTTSTTGTSMATSTTSTTGTSTATSTTSTATSTTPTTPNPPPPPPPHSTAPSRSAPPVPPPVPARRSSGGHSANPTLLRTYSYNPREETLYIQGPDRPPPAPPGPPPPPPRPPGGGGGRWLSPTGAAGARGRHGSGRPYIHGGPGAGDGAGTVLPSRPPPRPMASRR